One Campylobacter showae CSUNSWCD genomic window, CGACCGATAGCCAGCCGCCTCAAACGTAAATATGCTCGCTCATCACGGGCTGCAAATTTAGCCCACGCACGGCGAGCAGCATCTCCTCGACCGAGCGCACGTCGCTGATCTCAAACTGCTCGTCGCCCTTTTTGGCCTTATCCGAGTGCGTCCCCACACCCGTGCTAACGCCGGCCGAGATTTTGTTCGCAGCGACTGCGATGACGCCGTCACGAAAGCGCGCCGACTCGCGCGTAGAGATCGTGATGTTTGCATACGGTAAAAAAAGGCGGTACGCGCAGATGACCTGAAATAACGCTCTCTCATCGACGTCTCGCGGACCGACGTGAGCCTTGTTTATCGCTGGGCGCAGACGTGGGCAAGATAGCGCGATCTCAGCGTGCGGGTACTTTTGCTGTATAAAATGCGCGTGCAGCGCGGTGGATAGCGCGTCTTTTCTAAAGTCATCAAGCCCCAAAAGCGCGGCAAATCCGACGCTACGCATACCGCCCATGAGAGCGCGCTCCTGAGCGTGGAAGCGGTAGGCAAATGAGCGCTTGACACCGCCTAGGTGAAATCTAGCATACGCCGCCGGGTCGTAAGTCTCCTGAAAAACCACGACGTAGTCCGCGCCGCAACCGTGCAAAAACGCGTATTCGTCGGCATTTAGCGGATATATCTCGACGCCTACGTTGCTAAAAAACCTAGACGCTTCCTTGCAAACCTCTCCGATATAGCCCAGATCGCTTTTTTTCGCGCTTTCGCCGGTTAAGATCAGCACGTCTTTTAGCCCGCTTTTTGCGATATTTGCCAGCTCCGTCGCCGCCTCGTCCGCCTTTAGCCGCACGCGCGAGATCTTGTTTCGCGAGCTAAAACCGCAGTAGACGCAGTCGCTGTCGCAAAAATTTGAGATATAAAGTGGCGTAAAAAACTGTACCGAGTTGCCAAACTGCCTGCGCGTCCTATCTCGCGCCGCCTCCGCCATCTCGCCTAAAAATGCGCCGGCAGCCGGGCTTAGAAGCGCTTTTAGTCCCTCTGTGCTTAGATCTTCCTCGTTTAGAGCGCGCCTAACGTCGCTAGCGTCAAATTTCGCGTAGTCGTAGTCTTCGCGCGCGGCTAGCACCCGCCGCATCAGCGTTTCATCTATGCGCTGCGCGCCGTCGGCATACTCCATCACGTCTAGATTTTTCAAATATTTCTCCGTTTTTTATCTAAATTTCGGGCGTTAAATTTGATCGTTTTTAAAGGCTAGGAGCCGTAAATTTTACGCGCCTAGACCCGCGCCTTTTCGGCGCTAAATTAAAACCGCGCGAAATCGTCAAATTTAAAATTCGCAGTATTTAACGAGGCAATTTTCATCCTCGCCCGCATCAAATTTGACGCCGTTTTCATGCTGTCAAATTTAAAGCCAAATTTACTCCAAAAATCCCGTCAGCGGACTCGACGCCCGTGCGCTTTCGCTCACACCACCAAGCCCGGATAGATACGCTAGCCTGCCCGCATGAATCGCAAGCGCAAAGGCTCGCGCCATCGTTTTTACGTCGCCCGCAGTCGCTATCGCGGTGTTTGCCATCACGGCTGCGCAGCCCATCTGCATCGCCTCGCACGCCTGCGCGGGAGTGCCGATACCCGCATCCACGATCACTGGCAGGTCTATCTCGTCGAGTAAAATTTTTATAAATTCGCGCGTACAAAGGCCTTTATTCGTCCCGATCGGAGCGCCAAGCGGCATCACGCACGCAGCACCCGCCGACGCTAGATCGCGCGCTACGTTTAGGTCGGGGTACATATAGGGCATCACGACAAAGCCCATGTTTGCGAGCTTTTCGGTCGCTTTTATCGTTTCGTAGTTATCTGGTAGCAGGTATTTGCTGTCTCTGATGACCTCAACCTTCACGAGATCTCCGCAGCCAGCCTCGCGCGCTAGCTTTGCGATACGCGCGCACTCATCTGCGTTCCTGGCACCTGAGGTGTTTGGCAGTAGCGTCACGCCCTTTGGGATAAAGTCTAAGATATTTTCCAGCCCACCCTCGTTTACGCGCCGAAGCGCTAGCGTCACGATCTGTGCGCCCGCCTCGTGCACCGCTGCCTCCAAAAGAGGTAGCGAAAATTTACCCGATCCCAGGATAAAGCGCGAGCTAAATTTATGCCCGCCAAGCTCTAAAATATCGTTATTTTCATCAAATTTCATCTCAACCTCCGCCTACAAAATGCACTATCTCGGCCGAGTCGCCATCTCTTAGCGCCGTATCAAATTTATCTTTTGGCAAGATTTCGCCGTTTAGCTCGACCGCGATACGCTCAGGCTTTAGCCCCTTCGCCGCGAGGAGTTGCGCTACCGTTTTGCCGATAAACTCGCTCTCGTCTTTGCCGTTTATTTTTAGCATTTTCTTTCCGTTTTATTAAATTTAGCGCGCCCGTGCGGGTCAAATTTCGCGCTGCGTAAGCTCGCGATTATACCGCTTTTTACTAAATTTAAGCCAAATTTTTCATCGCAAGCGTGCATGCGGCAAGCCCGTAAAATGCGACGCAAAGGCTAACTGCGAGCCCAAAAACGCTAACTGCGGGCGTCTGGCTAAAACTAAGCGCGAAAAACGAGATAAAGCTCGTCACAAACGCGGCAAATATCCCAAAAACGCGCTCCCGCCGCGACAAGTCCTCATTTAGCGCAAAAATGAGATAATCTATCCCGACCGCGCTCGCCAAAATAAGCCCGAAAATCGCAAAAATATTTACGTGGGCGCCAAGCGCTGCAAAACCGCAAAGCACGGCCAGCACGCCAAGAGCGATGACGCTCATAACCAAAAGCGAGCGCGCCGCCCCGAAAAACGCCCACAAAAGCGCAAGCGCAACCAAAAACGCACCGCCCTTTAGCGCCGCAGCCCAGGCCTTGGCCTCGGTCAAATTTTGATTTAGCGCACCGACGAAATCGACGTTAAAAGCGCCATTTGCTTTTAAAATTTCATCCGTTTTTGCACCCCCAGTAAGCCCATCGGTATACACTGCGCTACTGTTTTGGCTCGGTAAAAATCGCGTCAAATTTTTTGCCGCGTCAAATTTTAAAATCTCGCTAACACCGATAGTTTGCGCGTTTGCAATCTTTTCTAGTTCTGACTTTACTAACTCGCTAGGCAATCCAAACTGTGCGTAAATTTTAAAGATCTCCTCGTCCTTTGCGGCCTCTTTAAAGATATTTTTTACACTTTCCTGCTCGGCTCGGCTTAGGATAAATTTAGAAATCGATGCGTAGTCTTTGACGAGATTTGCCTGCTTCAGCTCTCGCATCAGCCGCTTTTCATCGCCAATTAGATCGCTGCCGCCCTTTATCACGATGACGGAGTTTTGCGGCGCGGCGCCCGTTATCTCGCTGATCTTTTTAGACTGCTCCAGTAGTTCCGCAGGCGAGCTTGCGTAGTCTTTGATTTGCTCGGGTACGCTTAGACTTTTAAAATTTAGCACCAAAATTCCCACGCAAAGCGCAAACACGGCGAGTAAAGTTTTTAAATTTATCGCCCCCGCCGCACGCTCGCAAAGTCCCGCAAATTTATCAAAAAACCTTGAAAACAAGGCACTTTGCGAAAACGTCGCGCCCTCAAAGATAAAAGGTAAGCAAAAATATGTAAATAAAAACGCCCCAAGCAACGTAAATAGCGAAAATATCGCGGTTTGGCGCAGCAGCTCAAGCGACGAAAAGGCAAAAACGCCGTATCCGCTCATCGTGATGCAAAGCCCGAGCAAGAAAATTTTAAGCATCGGACGCACGCTCGCGGCTGCCACGGGCGCGTTTTGATTTTTACCCAGCCAGTGCAATGCAAAATCAAACATAAGGCCAACGAGACTCGTGCCGATAACCACGACCATAACGCTAAGGCTCTCGTAAATCAAAAGCGAGGCAGCAAGCCCACACGCAAAGCCGAAAATCGCGACGAAAACGACGCAAAAAATGCGCAAATTTTTAAACGCGAGCAGCAAAAAAATCGCGCAAAGACCAAGCGAAACCGCGCTCATAATGGCACTTTCCTTGTCGCCGCCCGCTTTGCCGTAGGCTCCGTATAGCGCGCCGCAGCTAGCGTAAGCCTGCACCGCGTCCTGCGCCGCGAGCTCGCGTACGCTTTCATAAAATTTGATCAAATTTCGCGGTTCGTAGCTGGGCTTTAGGCGCGCTTTTACGAGGTAAAATTTACCGCTCTCGCGTACGGCTTCTAGCATCAAATTTGACAAATTTAGACTGATTTTGGAACCGTCTAGGCTCATGTGCGAGCTTAGAGCAAAAAAATCATCCTTCGCGTTAAGCGGCTTAAAGGCGAATTGATTAAATAAATTTTGCGCGCTTTGTTTAAAAAACTCGTTTTTGTCTTTTACTAAAAGCTCATAGGTTTGCTCGTTTAAAAGCGCGATTTTTAGGGCGTTTAGCTGAGTTAGATAGGAGGTTAAATTTACGTCCTGCTTTGCGCGGTACTCCTCAAAAACTCCGCTTTGTGCGGCTAAATTTTCGCTTTTTTCTAAAAACTCGGGCGAATCTGAAGCTAGCAAAAACTCGCCCGAAGCGTTATCAAGCATCGATTTTAGAGCCGTTTGCTCGGCGGAGTTTTCAAAATTTACTAGAGAAAAAATATCCGCGTTTATCTTTTTGGCGTTTGTAAAACAAACGGCGAGCGCAGCTAAAAACGCCGCTAAAAAGATAAAAAAACGCGCGGATTTTTTCATTTTACGTTGTAAAAATCATTTACCGTTTTATCGCCGCTAACCTCGTTTAGCACGATTTTTTTGACGTATTTATCGCCTCCGACCAAGATACGCGTAAAGATTTGCTTTAGCAGCACGTTTTTGGGCGTTAGCTCGATTTTCCAGTTGTTTTTGTCGCCTGAGATTTTAAAGATAAATTCCTTCTCAAGCTCGGCCTTATCGAGCTTTATGATGGATAAAAAGAGCTTTTTATCAAAATTTTGATCGATTTTTATGAGCTGATTGCCGCTTTTTTGAAAGATACCGCGCTCATTTATGACGATGCTCACGGCGATCGGGCTTAGCGTGTCGTAGAGTAGCTCGCTTTGGCTGAGTTCAAATTTGCCGTAGCTTTTAAACTCCACGTTAAAGCCACTCAAAAACTTCGTCTGCGCGAAATCACCGCTGATATTTTGCGTTTTGATTTGAGATTTTATCTCGTTAAAATCAAGCCCCATCAGGCTCGCCGCCAAACTAAAAATTATTGCTATTTTTTTCATTTATATACCTTTTTATTGCATTTTGTAACTCTTGCGGGATCTCAAAGCACGTCTGCATCGCGCGCATATCGACGGCTGCTTGCGAGCTAGAGCCCGTGCACAGCGTCTCGCCGGTTTTTGCGCTTTTTACGACGTAGCCGATCTTTAGAAAGCACTCGCACTCCTTTAGCGTCGCCTCCACCTCAATCTCGTCGCCGAAAAATACGGGCTTTACGTATTTGGCCTCGATTTTTACGATCGGGTAGGCATATCCATCCGCTCTCATCGCCTCGTAGTCGTAGCCTATCTCCTCTAGTAGCGCGCATCTAGCCGTCTCGAAATACTTCACGTAGTTGCCGTGCCACACGACGTTCATGCTGTCCACGTCGTAAAACTGCGCCTTTAGCGCGATTGATTTTGATATCATATCATCTCATCTCCAAAAATCAAAAAAATTAAACCACTGCACGGGCGTTTGTTTGCAGCGATTTTCTAGCTCGCGGACGTAAATTTGCAGATATTCGCGCACTGCGGCGGCTTTGTCTCGCCCTAGCTTTACGGTGCTTGCTAGCGGCACTAGCTCGATCCTAAATTTACCCTCTATCTTCTGGCACCATAGCGAGCTTATCTTTACGCCTAATATCCCCGCGATCAGGTACGGACCGTAGTTAAAGTTCGCCTCCTTGCCAAGAAATTTGACGCGCGCGGCCTTATCTCCGCCAATAGGCGTTCTATCGCCCATTATGCCGATGTGCTCGCCGCTTTCGACGATATTTTTTAGCTCCAGCATCGCGGCTACGTCGAGCTCATTGACCAGCATCATGCGCACGCTGCCGTCGTTTTGGCTGATGCGCTTTAGCACCTCGTTAAACTCGCGCGAGTTTTTGTCGTAAGCCAAAATCACCATCCTAAAGCCATCGACCCGCGCGCCCAGAGCCTTGCAAATTTCTACGTTTCCAAGGTGTGCCGTGAGCAAAATTTGCCCTTTTTTCGCGCCGATTAGCTCGCTTTTGATACGCTCTAGGTCAATGATTTCTAGCTCGCTATCCTTGATCTTGCCTTTCCAGACTCTAAATTTATCGCAAATAGCGACGCCAAATGCCTCAAAATTGCTAAAAACGCTCGTACCTTTTAGCGTCTGCGAACCTGCGAAATCGCTCAAATTTCGCCTAAATTCCGCGATGTTTTCGCGCTCGTTTTTTGAAAATATATAATAAAACCAAACCACGATTTTAACGATAAGCTTTAGCGCAAACTCTGGAAAAATTTGCGCTAAAAATAGGCTAAGCCTCAAAAAAAATGCGCCGCCTCTTTCCTGCTTTTTCCACCAGAGATTTTGCTCGGAGTTTTCTTGCGGTTTTTTTAAATTTTGCGCGTCGTTTGCGCCATTCTTAAAATTTGCGCTTTTGCTTAAATTTAACCCACACGTTCGCCAAATTTTATCAAGCATAAATTTAGGCAAAGAAAAAAAGTATTTTGCATGCATGAGGCTGATTAGCGCGTTATCGCGTAGCATCTTAAAGTGCGAAACACCGCCCTTTTCGTAGTGCACATAGGTATCGATCCAGCGCATAT contains:
- a CDS encoding transporter, with amino-acid sequence MKKSARFFIFLAAFLAALAVCFTNAKKINADIFSLVNFENSAEQTALKSMLDNASGEFLLASDSPEFLEKSENLAAQSGVFEEYRAKQDVNLTSYLTQLNALKIALLNEQTYELLVKDKNEFFKQSAQNLFNQFAFKPLNAKDDFFALSSHMSLDGSKISLNLSNLMLEAVRESGKFYLVKARLKPSYEPRNLIKFYESVRELAAQDAVQAYASCGALYGAYGKAGGDKESAIMSAVSLGLCAIFLLLAFKNLRIFCVVFVAIFGFACGLAASLLIYESLSVMVVVIGTSLVGLMFDFALHWLGKNQNAPVAAASVRPMLKIFLLGLCITMSGYGVFAFSSLELLRQTAIFSLFTLLGAFLFTYFCLPFIFEGATFSQSALFSRFFDKFAGLCERAAGAINLKTLLAVFALCVGILVLNFKSLSVPEQIKDYASSPAELLEQSKKISEITGAAPQNSVIVIKGGSDLIGDEKRLMRELKQANLVKDYASISKFILSRAEQESVKNIFKEAAKDEEIFKIYAQFGLPSELVKSELEKIANAQTIGVSEILKFDAAKNLTRFLPSQNSSAVYTDGLTGGAKTDEILKANGAFNVDFVGALNQNLTEAKAWAAALKGGAFLVALALLWAFFGAARSLLVMSVIALGVLAVLCGFAALGAHVNIFAIFGLILASAVGIDYLIFALNEDLSRRERVFGIFAAFVTSFISFFALSFSQTPAVSVFGLAVSLCVAFYGLAACTLAMKNLA
- the thiS gene encoding sulfur carrier protein ThiS; translated protein: MLKINGKDESEFIGKTVAQLLAAKGLKPERIAVELNGEILPKDKFDTALRDGDSAEIVHFVGGG
- a CDS encoding LolA family protein, with product MKKIAIIFSLAASLMGLDFNEIKSQIKTQNISGDFAQTKFLSGFNVEFKSYGKFELSQSELLYDTLSPIAVSIVINERGIFQKSGNQLIKIDQNFDKKLFLSIIKLDKAELEKEFIFKISGDKNNWKIELTPKNVLLKQIFTRILVGGDKYVKKIVLNEVSGDKTVNDFYNVK
- a CDS encoding thiazole synthase, which encodes MKFDENNDILELGGHKFSSRFILGSGKFSLPLLEAAVHEAGAQIVTLALRRVNEGGLENILDFIPKGVTLLPNTSGARNADECARIAKLAREAGCGDLVKVEVIRDSKYLLPDNYETIKATEKLANMGFVVMPYMYPDLNVARDLASAGAACVMPLGAPIGTNKGLCTREFIKILLDEIDLPVIVDAGIGTPAQACEAMQMGCAAVMANTAIATAGDVKTMARAFALAIHAGRLAYLSGLGGVSESARASSPLTGFLE
- the thiH gene encoding 2-iminoacetate synthase ThiH; translation: MEYADGAQRIDETLMRRVLAAREDYDYAKFDASDVRRALNEEDLSTEGLKALLSPAAGAFLGEMAEAARDRTRRQFGNSVQFFTPLYISNFCDSDCVYCGFSSRNKISRVRLKADEAATELANIAKSGLKDVLILTGESAKKSDLGYIGEVCKEASRFFSNVGVEIYPLNADEYAFLHGCGADYVVVFQETYDPAAYARFHLGGVKRSFAYRFHAQERALMGGMRSVGFAALLGLDDFRKDALSTALHAHFIQQKYPHAEIALSCPRLRPAINKAHVGPRDVDERALFQVICAYRLFLPYANITISTRESARFRDGVIAVAANKISAGVSTGVGTHSDKAKKGDEQFEISDVRSVEEMLLAVRGLNLQPVMSEHIYV
- a CDS encoding glycosyltransferase family 2 protein gives rise to the protein MNKFAFLVPFYNHPQNIKALITALKTYELPVVVVDDGSDEASKQILAELERTEGILLLTRAQNGGKGIAMKDGFKFASERGFSHVLQIDADFQHDAALIGEFLRQSEAHPQSIVCANPIYGDDAPKSRVHGRKITNFWVAINTLSLGIKDAMCGFRVYPLEQLKKAAAKSKTNRMEFDIEILVNAARQGVDMRWIDTYVHYEKGGVSHFKMLRDNALISLMHAKYFFSLPKFMLDKIWRTCGLNLSKSANFKNGANDAQNLKKPQENSEQNLWWKKQERGGAFFLRLSLFLAQIFPEFALKLIVKIVVWFYYIFSKNERENIAEFRRNLSDFAGSQTLKGTSVFSNFEAFGVAICDKFRVWKGKIKDSELEIIDLERIKSELIGAKKGQILLTAHLGNVEICKALGARVDGFRMVILAYDKNSREFNEVLKRISQNDGSVRMMLVNELDVAAMLELKNIVESGEHIGIMGDRTPIGGDKAARVKFLGKEANFNYGPYLIAGILGVKISSLWCQKIEGKFRIELVPLASTVKLGRDKAAAVREYLQIYVRELENRCKQTPVQWFNFFDFWR
- a CDS encoding acyl-CoA thioesterase, whose translation is MISKSIALKAQFYDVDSMNVVWHGNYVKYFETARCALLEEIGYDYEAMRADGYAYPIVKIEAKYVKPVFFGDEIEVEATLKECECFLKIGYVVKSAKTGETLCTGSSSQAAVDMRAMQTCFEIPQELQNAIKRYINEKNSNNF